From Cecembia calidifontis, one genomic window encodes:
- a CDS encoding S10 family peptidase: MKKFNFIVLLAILICTSTWAQEKPAEKPIPEPEVFISNQTVRINGVNHTLKTRAGTMLLRDENNEPIALHGFTAYFKEDGPSKRPIIFSFNGGPGSSSYWLHMGVMGPKRIVVNDPGYTKAAPYELVNNEYSILDIADVVMMDPIGTGLSIPVGKAEGKDFWGVDQDIRAISLFIMQFLKEYDRLQSPKYLLGESYGTMRNAGVMNYLLDRGFALNGVVMVSAVFDLRSLAFPVQESTSYLVHFPTYATTAWYHDKLKNKNPNLEAFVDEVRKFTEEEYMPALFKGGRLSDAEKSALATKLEHYSGVSKDYWLRANLRVKAQEFFNELLREEGMTVGRLDSRFIGINPFPQNQYAITDPQSDAISPAYTAGFLDYFHRDLGVSKKLNYKTSAYSSPGFKWDWSHKGNEGWGSMISINTAIDMADAMNKDPHVKVLIMNGYYDLATVFYGVEHTIDQMNLRPEIRKNIIMTYYEAGHMMYTHLPSLVKFKKDLADFIKDTMH, translated from the coding sequence ATTGTCCTTTTAGCCATTCTGATTTGTACATCTACATGGGCACAGGAAAAACCGGCAGAAAAACCCATACCTGAACCGGAGGTTTTTATTTCCAACCAAACAGTGCGGATCAATGGTGTCAACCATACCCTTAAAACCAGGGCTGGAACTATGCTTCTGAGGGATGAAAACAATGAACCCATTGCACTTCACGGATTCACAGCCTACTTTAAAGAAGACGGACCATCCAAAAGGCCCATCATTTTTTCATTCAACGGTGGTCCTGGTTCATCCTCCTATTGGCTTCACATGGGAGTAATGGGGCCAAAAAGAATAGTGGTGAATGATCCGGGATATACCAAAGCTGCTCCTTATGAACTGGTTAATAATGAATATTCAATTTTGGATATCGCAGATGTCGTGATGATGGATCCTATTGGTACCGGATTAAGCATTCCTGTAGGAAAGGCAGAGGGAAAGGATTTCTGGGGTGTTGATCAGGATATCAGGGCCATCAGTTTATTCATAATGCAATTCCTCAAAGAGTATGACAGGCTACAGTCTCCCAAATACCTATTGGGCGAAAGCTATGGTACCATGAGGAATGCCGGTGTAATGAATTATTTGCTGGACAGGGGTTTTGCTCTGAACGGTGTGGTAATGGTTTCTGCCGTATTTGACCTTAGGTCTTTGGCATTTCCTGTTCAGGAAAGCACTTCTTATTTGGTCCACTTTCCTACTTATGCCACCACAGCTTGGTATCATGATAAATTGAAGAATAAAAACCCTAACCTGGAAGCATTTGTAGATGAGGTCAGGAAATTCACAGAAGAAGAATACATGCCGGCTCTGTTCAAAGGAGGAAGGCTTTCTGATGCTGAAAAATCAGCGCTTGCTACTAAACTCGAACATTACTCCGGAGTATCAAAAGATTACTGGTTGAGGGCAAATTTGAGGGTTAAGGCACAGGAATTCTTCAATGAGCTGCTTCGTGAAGAAGGCATGACAGTGGGTAGACTGGATTCCAGGTTTATAGGGATTAATCCATTCCCACAAAACCAATATGCCATTACAGACCCCCAAAGCGATGCTATTTCACCGGCATACACCGCAGGGTTTTTGGATTATTTCCACAGGGACCTTGGAGTAAGTAAAAAATTGAATTATAAGACCTCGGCCTATTCTTCACCGGGTTTTAAGTGGGACTGGTCTCATAAAGGAAACGAAGGCTGGGGATCTATGATATCCATCAATACAGCCATTGATATGGCAGATGCTATGAACAAAGATCCTCATGTCAAAGTGTTGATTATGAATGGGTACTATGATCTGGCTACAGTTTTCTATGGAGTGGAACATACCATAGATCAAATGAATTTAAGGCCTGAGATCCGCAAAAACATTATCATGACTTATTATGAAGCAGGTCATATGATGTACACCCACCTTCCTTCCTTGGTTAAATTCAAGAAGGATTTGGCTGATTTTATAAAGGATACTATGCACTGA
- a CDS encoding flavodoxin family protein → MVKYKFFKILVFLLVILSFSQNIVLAQSPPTILITYHTQSGKTQAMAEAVAKGVEEVQGVGYILKPIAEVTEEEILNASAIILGSPVYNANMAPQVQEFINSWPFDGRPLKGKIGAVFVTGGGFSIGEEAVMFSMIRSMMIHGMIIVGGEEVEAAFGASAITGEGDFAGKEIDQLFLKKAEGLGRRVGEMVLKNR, encoded by the coding sequence ATGGTGAAGTATAAGTTTTTTAAAATACTTGTTTTTTTACTAGTAATTCTGAGTTTTTCTCAAAATATTGTTTTAGCCCAATCTCCCCCCACCATCCTCATCACTTACCACACCCAATCGGGAAAAACCCAAGCCATGGCCGAAGCAGTGGCAAAGGGAGTAGAAGAAGTCCAAGGAGTCGGTTATATCCTCAAGCCCATTGCTGAGGTGACAGAAGAAGAAATTCTCAATGCCTCAGCCATTATCTTGGGTTCCCCTGTATATAATGCCAACATGGCGCCCCAAGTACAGGAGTTTATCAACTCTTGGCCATTCGATGGCCGGCCCTTGAAAGGTAAAATCGGGGCTGTATTTGTTACAGGAGGAGGATTTTCTATTGGCGAAGAGGCAGTAATGTTCAGTATGATTAGGTCCATGATGATCCATGGGATGATCATTGTAGGGGGAGAGGAAGTCGAAGCTGCTTTTGGGGCCTCTGCCATTACAGGGGAGGGGGATTTTGCCGGAAAGGAAATTGATCAGCTATTTTTGAAGAAAGCAGAGGGTTTGGGCAGAAGGGTAGGGGAGATGGTCCTTAAAAATCGGTGA
- a CDS encoding transposase, producing the protein MAQLPLFKDFDGYSPKYHFFKNSLLGQVHDSIPWDELVSCLPRELSGRGAPSWFGPKGMFALMFLKAYLNVSDRHLLERFNTDWSLQYFCGKVLAENEQIKDMTIMTRIRAYIETHCEWEKLQEILILHWKHDVNNSHVLLMDATCYESHIRFPTDVKLLWECCEWVFEDQLFRICSDLGIKRPRSKFREQCAHTANHGQTHPKPKPKLYFSVLKLTVN; encoded by the coding sequence ATGGCTCAGCTTCCTCTTTTCAAAGATTTCGATGGATATTCTCCAAAATATCACTTTTTCAAGAATTCATTGTTAGGTCAGGTTCATGACAGTATCCCTTGGGATGAACTTGTTTCATGTCTCCCAAGAGAACTTTCGGGAAGAGGTGCTCCAAGCTGGTTTGGTCCCAAGGGTATGTTTGCACTTATGTTTTTAAAAGCATATCTGAATGTCAGCGACCGGCATCTTCTGGAACGCTTCAATACTGACTGGTCTCTCCAGTATTTCTGCGGGAAAGTATTGGCAGAAAATGAGCAGATTAAAGACATGACCATTATGACCCGTATAAGGGCTTATATTGAAACCCATTGTGAATGGGAGAAGCTTCAGGAGATTCTTATCCTGCACTGGAAACATGATGTCAATAACAGCCATGTACTTCTGATGGATGCCACCTGCTATGAGTCGCACATACGTTTTCCAACTGACGTAAAGCTTCTTTGGGAGTGCTGTGAATGGGTTTTTGAAGATCAGCTATTCAGGATCTGTTCAGACCTGGGTATCAAAAGGCCAAGATCCAAATTCAGGGAGCAGTGTGCCCATACTGCAAATCATGGCCAAACGCACCCAAAACCGAAGCCTAAATTGTACTTTTCCGTACTCAAATTGACCGTAAATTAA
- a CDS encoding IS4 family transposase, which yields MCILGLHQKQRPLMCNITLFSQIIKKIDRSTFKKLVQDKQTDKGCKGFDSWTHLVSMLFCHFAKSTSVRDISNGLRSATGNLNHLGISKAPSKSSISYQNKRRDADLFKDLYYSLLGSLGQQASLRRVKLKIKVPVYLLDATVISLCLSVFDWATFRTKKGAVKMHTLLDYDGKLPAYVNITEGSVADNKGAYNIPLEKGSVIVADRYYNDFPMLNIWDSKGVFFVIRHKDNLAYTVISERELPEKMAQHVLIDQEIELTNPQSKTKYPKKLRRVAVWDEKNQQTIEIITNNFTWAAQTIGDLYKSRWEIEVFFRDIKQLLHIKTFIGTSKNAVMIQIWTALITILLLKAMKASAKYGWHLSNLVAFIRLNIFVKIELQNWLDRPFEDHDKPPKYNPQGVLFPDYK from the coding sequence ATGTGTATTTTGGGTTTGCACCAAAAACAAAGACCTCTCATGTGTAATATTACATTGTTTTCACAGATTATTAAAAAGATTGACCGTTCAACTTTCAAAAAACTGGTTCAAGATAAGCAGACAGATAAAGGTTGTAAAGGTTTTGATAGCTGGACACATCTAGTATCAATGCTTTTCTGTCATTTTGCAAAAAGCACATCGGTAAGAGATATATCCAATGGTCTTCGTTCAGCTACGGGGAACCTAAACCATCTTGGGATTTCAAAGGCTCCTTCCAAGTCAAGTATCAGCTATCAGAACAAGCGGAGAGATGCTGATCTTTTTAAAGACCTTTATTATTCTCTTTTGGGAAGTTTAGGACAGCAGGCATCACTCAGGCGTGTCAAACTTAAAATCAAGGTGCCAGTATATCTTTTAGATGCAACAGTCATAAGCCTTTGCCTTTCTGTCTTCGACTGGGCCACATTCCGCACTAAAAAGGGCGCTGTTAAGATGCATACCCTGTTAGATTATGATGGTAAACTTCCTGCTTATGTGAACATTACAGAAGGAAGCGTAGCGGATAATAAAGGTGCTTACAATATACCTTTGGAAAAAGGTTCTGTTATCGTCGCAGACAGGTACTACAATGACTTTCCGATGCTAAATATTTGGGACAGCAAAGGGGTATTCTTTGTCATAAGGCATAAGGACAACCTGGCTTACACCGTGATCAGCGAACGGGAACTGCCAGAAAAAATGGCACAGCATGTTCTAATTGACCAAGAAATAGAACTGACCAACCCACAGTCTAAGACTAAGTATCCTAAAAAACTCAGAAGAGTGGCAGTCTGGGACGAGAAAAACCAACAGACCATAGAAATCATCACCAACAACTTCACCTGGGCAGCACAGACAATCGGAGACCTTTATAAATCAAGGTGGGAAATTGAAGTTTTTTTCAGGGATATTAAGCAGCTACTCCACATTAAGACATTCATTGGAACTTCAAAAAACGCAGTAATGATACAGATATGGACTGCCTTGATTACAATTTTACTGTTAAAAGCAATGAAAGCATCCGCAAAATACGGATGGCATCTGTCAAATCTAGTAGCATTTATCAGATTGAATATTTTCGTCAAAATTGAATTGCAAAATTGGCTGGACAGACCTTTTGAAGATCATGACAAACCCCCAAAATATAACCCACAGGGGGTTCTTTTTCCAGATTATAAATAA
- a CDS encoding DUF1801 domain-containing protein — MAAKNKTAETNQSVLDFINSFVDKEEKKQDCFQLIELMRAWSGYEPKMWGPSIIGFGSYHYKYATGHEGDAPLLGFSPRKAAFSLYVIAQGNDNNEFLDQLGNYKMGKACIYFKKLNQLNLAVLENLCKSTIQYLKELEGRSGCQGMG; from the coding sequence ATGGCAGCAAAAAACAAGACAGCTGAAACCAATCAAAGTGTTTTGGATTTTATCAACTCATTTGTTGACAAAGAGGAAAAGAAGCAGGACTGTTTCCAACTGATAGAGCTCATGCGGGCATGGTCTGGGTATGAGCCCAAAATGTGGGGACCTTCCATTATCGGCTTCGGATCTTACCATTACAAATATGCCACTGGCCATGAGGGAGATGCACCGCTTTTAGGTTTTTCGCCAAGAAAAGCTGCCTTTTCCCTTTATGTAATAGCCCAGGGCAATGACAATAATGAATTCCTTGACCAATTGGGGAATTATAAAATGGGCAAAGCTTGCATTTATTTTAAGAAATTAAATCAACTCAACCTTGCCGTCTTGGAAAATCTCTGTAAATCCACTATTCAATACCTTAAAGAATTAGAGGGTAGATCTGGGTGCCAGGGTATGGGATGA
- a CDS encoding GAF domain-containing sensor histidine kinase — MKVFDTFAKSNDMNTDLNKTELQRVNSIYEYVLDFTELTPEFENLSRLLSFITGARFSFINILDHQIQWPLATFGMYPGPMDVDESICVYTIQQDQDFIVEDLTKDYRFKDRSYVKKDPKLKYYYGVPLKNLQGFNVGTVCVMDTYKLNLNDDQIKGIRFIADEIINKLDLLKEIKTKNQEIVDLKNKIKSLGHDIRGPLGGIVGLSSIIINELDQIQKNDLLEFTQMINKSGNSLIDFLNQILKDIDNLSIGYQTTDLISIRYKLLYMFDATTKQKNIYFEISILSTETVIYLSSTKLLQIMNNLIANAIKYTKEGGTVKVDLEVINSSGRKKLFGKVRDTGIGMSHRKISQILDSQVIESTEGTNQEKGFGYGLEMVKFNLQQLGGQLFIESDENTYTEFSFEIPIPIFGNNIEGNK, encoded by the coding sequence TTGAAAGTTTTTGATACTTTTGCAAAATCTAATGACATGAATACTGATCTGAATAAAACAGAACTACAACGTGTCAATTCAATCTACGAGTATGTTCTTGATTTTACTGAACTAACCCCAGAATTTGAAAATTTATCAAGACTTCTATCCTTCATCACTGGGGCGAGATTTTCATTCATAAATATATTAGACCATCAAATTCAATGGCCTCTCGCCACTTTTGGAATGTATCCTGGCCCCATGGACGTAGATGAATCCATTTGTGTTTACACAATTCAACAAGACCAAGATTTTATAGTAGAAGATTTAACAAAAGACTATCGCTTTAAGGATAGATCCTATGTTAAAAAAGACCCTAAATTAAAGTATTATTACGGCGTTCCACTTAAAAACTTACAGGGCTTTAATGTCGGGACAGTATGTGTGATGGATACTTATAAGCTCAACTTAAACGATGATCAAATAAAAGGAATAAGGTTTATTGCAGATGAAATTATTAACAAACTTGATTTGTTAAAAGAAATTAAAACAAAAAACCAGGAAATAGTTGATCTAAAAAATAAAATCAAATCACTTGGGCATGACATAAGAGGGCCGCTAGGGGGAATTGTAGGATTAAGCAGCATCATTATCAATGAATTAGATCAAATTCAAAAAAATGATCTGCTGGAATTCACCCAAATGATTAACAAGAGTGGAAATTCATTAATTGACTTCTTGAACCAAATTCTCAAAGACATTGACAATCTTTCAATTGGCTATCAAACAACAGATCTAATTTCGATAAGATACAAGTTGTTATATATGTTCGATGCCACAACGAAACAAAAGAACATATATTTTGAAATCAGCATTTTATCAACTGAAACTGTGATTTATTTGTCGTCAACAAAACTTTTGCAAATTATGAATAATCTAATTGCAAACGCAATTAAATACACCAAAGAAGGGGGGACTGTTAAGGTGGATTTAGAAGTTATTAATAGTTCTGGCAGAAAAAAACTTTTTGGCAAAGTTAGAGATACAGGAATTGGAATGTCTCATAGAAAAATTTCTCAAATATTAGATTCACAGGTAATTGAAAGTACCGAAGGCACAAATCAAGAAAAAGGTTTCGGATATGGTCTTGAAATGGTCAAATTTAATTTACAACAACTTGGAGGACAATTATTCATAGAATCAGACGAGAACACATATACAGAGTTTTCATTTGAAATTCCAATTCCGATTTTTGGTAATAATATAGAAGGGAATAAGTAA
- a CDS encoding GNAT family N-acetyltransferase — protein sequence MKIDILNIQDLNPNRETQIANLFKQLGGEKVQTNLREVLEEENQITLACCEHNDQVIGIASMCTYKVISRKKGWIEDVVVDEQYRGQGIGRKLMEKLLEEGKKKGLTEILLFTEDHRIPAIRLYLDLDFKLKESQIYTLKICHRR from the coding sequence TTGAAAATCGACATCCTAAACATCCAGGATCTGAATCCAAATAGGGAAACCCAAATAGCCAACCTATTTAAACAATTGGGAGGTGAGAAAGTACAAACCAATTTGAGGGAGGTATTGGAGGAAGAAAACCAGATTACTTTGGCCTGTTGTGAGCACAATGATCAGGTTATCGGCATAGCCTCCATGTGTACTTATAAAGTGATTTCCAGGAAAAAAGGATGGATTGAAGATGTGGTGGTCGATGAACAATATAGGGGTCAGGGGATAGGGAGAAAGCTGATGGAAAAACTCTTGGAGGAAGGAAAAAAGAAGGGCCTGACCGAAATATTACTTTTTACCGAAGACCATCGGATTCCTGCAATCAGACTTTATTTAGACTTGGACTTTAAATTGAAAGAAAGCCAGATTTATACCTTAAAAATATGTCATAGGAGATGA
- a CDS encoding IS1380 family transposase, with amino-acid sequence MKITNSTEKITPFGGFNFVFNSFKNSGLPELIDNQLGVRALRGGFSYSDIFANHMAIFFNGGDCTEDINVHLRDALEQVPSFSVCSADTILRGIKELAVDTELFINPSSGVSHEFNINGKLNSLLLKSACKTGLLKSGVAYDLDYDNTVIPTEKYDSKKTYKHVYGYQPGVASIAHPEFSQAIPVYVEGRNGNSQAKYLQADTLTRMFGQLTNENIRIGRFRADSASYQEEVLRTLEAHTESFYIRANRCAKLDNILGSIAPEKWQKIRLGVQEMEVTDLSDYKPFGKDRSYRLVITRIRRKDGQADVFSGDAFTYRAILTNEHTSSNEAVVRFYNARGASERLFDVLNNDFGWSKLPCSFLAENTSFMLMTAMYANFYTYIIGEYSRKVDWLKPTDRLKKFIFRFITVSAKWIRTGRREVLKLFTSKDYKPILN; translated from the coding sequence ATGAAAATTACGAATTCGACAGAAAAAATCACACCTTTCGGAGGTTTTAATTTTGTTTTTAACTCTTTCAAAAATTCTGGTCTCCCAGAACTCATTGATAATCAATTGGGGGTTAGAGCCTTAAGGGGAGGGTTTTCATACAGTGACATTTTCGCCAATCATATGGCTATTTTCTTTAATGGTGGCGACTGTACTGAAGATATCAATGTTCACTTGAGAGACGCACTTGAACAGGTCCCTTCATTTTCAGTATGCAGTGCCGATACAATTCTGAGAGGTATCAAAGAGCTTGCTGTTGATACAGAACTCTTTATAAATCCGTCCAGTGGAGTAAGCCATGAATTTAATATCAATGGAAAACTCAACAGCTTGTTGTTAAAATCAGCTTGTAAGACCGGATTACTCAAGTCAGGTGTTGCTTACGACCTCGATTATGACAACACCGTCATTCCAACTGAAAAGTACGATTCAAAAAAGACATATAAACACGTCTATGGATATCAGCCAGGTGTAGCTTCCATAGCACATCCTGAATTTTCACAGGCCATTCCTGTGTACGTAGAGGGCAGAAATGGCAACAGTCAGGCCAAATATTTGCAGGCTGATACACTTACACGCATGTTTGGGCAGCTTACCAATGAAAATATCCGTATCGGAAGGTTCAGAGCCGATTCAGCATCCTATCAGGAAGAAGTTCTCCGCACACTGGAAGCACATACCGAAAGCTTTTATATACGGGCAAACAGATGTGCCAAACTGGATAATATCCTTGGAAGTATAGCCCCTGAGAAGTGGCAGAAAATACGTTTGGGTGTACAGGAAATGGAAGTTACTGACCTATCCGACTACAAACCTTTCGGTAAAGACAGGTCTTACAGGCTGGTCATTACCAGAATCAGGCGTAAAGACGGGCAGGCAGATGTGTTTAGTGGAGATGCATTTACTTACAGGGCTATTCTGACCAATGAACATACATCGTCCAATGAAGCTGTTGTAAGGTTTTATAACGCCCGGGGTGCAAGCGAACGCTTGTTTGATGTACTCAACAATGACTTTGGCTGGTCTAAGTTGCCCTGTTCGTTCCTTGCAGAGAATACCTCCTTTATGCTTATGACGGCTATGTATGCCAATTTTTACACCTATATCATTGGAGAGTATTCCAGAAAAGTTGATTGGCTTAAGCCTACCGACAGGCTCAAGAAGTTTATCTTCAGATTTATCACTGTTTCAGCCAAGTGGATAAGAACGGGAAGAAGAGAAGTGCTCAAACTGTTCACGAGTAAGGATTACAAGCCGATTTTGAACTAA
- a CDS encoding IS4 family transposase: MKDFLRDRFFSFEVLVLFILSKSNKGLNICLEEFFGESSLSPTKSAFTQARKKLCYTVFKKLNGLICSLFYQHAKFKKWKGHRVLSVDGSTLELPDHPSMSEKFSYHGFGPNADAGHYMSRISYLYDVYNGLVLDAGMESYTTSEATLCHAHLGHIKEGDLLVCDRYYASLRLFFELKGKGADFLFRMKDNWWKCVEDFSRSSSSDAEYTLILPPKYRWLLEKYPSLSQTMTVRLIKKKNKKGKISIYATSLLDRKKYTASSLINLYKQRWGIEEAYKLIKSRLEVSDFSGKTAWAVQQDFYAKTLIISLCNILCYDVEPKTKTGRTSKSARTLIINKTYALSKTKSLILKIRDLIGELEQIIQKYVKKIASKIEYSKRNQVFKRKFRAKLKYSMNYKSI, encoded by the coding sequence GTGAAAGATTTTCTTCGTGACCGTTTCTTTTCCTTTGAAGTTCTTGTGCTTTTTATTTTGTCAAAGAGCAACAAAGGACTTAATATCTGCCTTGAAGAGTTTTTTGGGGAATCTTCCTTATCGCCCACTAAAAGTGCATTTACCCAGGCCAGGAAAAAACTGTGCTATACAGTTTTTAAAAAGCTTAACGGTTTGATCTGCAGTCTTTTTTACCAACATGCAAAGTTCAAGAAATGGAAGGGGCATAGGGTGCTTTCTGTTGATGGTTCAACACTTGAACTCCCGGATCATCCCTCCATGTCAGAGAAGTTCAGCTATCATGGTTTTGGGCCCAATGCGGATGCGGGACATTACATGAGCAGGATATCTTACCTGTATGATGTTTACAACGGCCTTGTACTGGATGCCGGTATGGAAAGCTACACCACTTCGGAAGCCACCCTATGTCATGCCCATCTTGGACATATTAAAGAAGGGGATCTTCTTGTGTGCGACAGGTATTATGCATCACTGAGACTTTTTTTCGAATTGAAAGGAAAAGGGGCCGACTTTCTTTTCAGGATGAAAGACAATTGGTGGAAATGTGTCGAAGATTTTTCCCGAAGTAGTTCCTCTGATGCGGAATATACATTAATACTCCCTCCAAAATACAGATGGCTGCTTGAAAAGTATCCCTCGTTATCCCAAACCATGACCGTAAGACTGATCAAGAAAAAGAATAAGAAGGGTAAGATTTCAATATATGCGACTTCGCTGTTGGACAGGAAAAAATATACAGCCTCCTCTCTAATAAACCTGTACAAACAGAGATGGGGAATAGAAGAAGCATATAAACTGATCAAATCAAGACTTGAAGTATCTGATTTTTCCGGCAAAACAGCATGGGCGGTCCAGCAGGACTTCTATGCTAAGACCCTGATCATATCACTCTGCAATATTCTTTGCTATGATGTGGAGCCAAAAACCAAAACAGGACGGACATCAAAGTCAGCAAGGACCTTGATAATCAATAAAACTTATGCATTGTCAAAAACAAAATCCCTGATTCTTAAAATCAGAGATTTAATTGGTGAATTGGAGCAGATTATCCAGAAATATGTAAAGAAAATCGCTTCCAAAATAGAATATTCAAAAAGAAACCAGGTATTCAAGCGGAAATTCAGAGCTAAACTGAAATACTCAATGAATTACAAATCTATTTAA
- a CDS encoding CitMHS family transporter, protein MLAILGLMTIAVMLFLVITKKASPTVALILVPVVSAVLAGFGLEIFEFITQGILSIAPTGVMFIFAILFLGILTDSGTFQPIIKMILRLAGNDPAKVALGSAVLAMVSHLDGSGASTFLISVPAFLPVYDRLGMKRTTLACIVALAAGTMNILPWGGPTIRAASALEVPVTELFNPMLIPVVFGLFAVLIIAFFLGRKERIPEINDKILERFSEPNSERQKPRLFWVNILLILLAVYTLVSGFAAPHIIFMLAFAVAISINFPNVKEQAERINAHSKAVVLMVVILFAAGCFIGIMKGSGMIEAMARAAVVQVPEWIGHHLPLYVGLTAMPASLLFDPDSFYFGILPVLSNTFNQFGGEAIEIGRAAIVGQMTTGFPVSPLTGATFLLVGLTGVDMGSHQRMTIPYAFLVSLVILFFSFVVGAITL, encoded by the coding sequence ATGTTGGCAATACTTGGTCTGATGACAATAGCGGTGATGCTTTTTTTGGTGATCACAAAAAAAGCATCACCCACAGTAGCACTGATTCTTGTTCCAGTGGTTTCAGCTGTTTTGGCGGGCTTTGGATTGGAAATTTTCGAGTTCATCACTCAAGGGATTCTTTCTATTGCACCGACAGGCGTGATGTTTATTTTTGCTATCCTGTTTTTGGGGATTTTGACTGATTCGGGGACTTTCCAACCCATCATCAAAATGATATTAAGGCTTGCCGGAAACGATCCGGCAAAAGTTGCACTGGGTTCGGCGGTGCTTGCAATGGTATCCCATCTTGATGGTTCCGGAGCAAGTACTTTCTTAATTTCTGTTCCTGCATTTTTACCCGTTTATGATAGGTTAGGAATGAAACGCACCACTTTGGCCTGTATAGTTGCGCTAGCAGCAGGTACCATGAACATTCTACCTTGGGGAGGACCTACCATTAGGGCCGCTTCAGCTTTGGAGGTTCCGGTTACAGAATTGTTTAACCCCATGCTCATCCCTGTTGTTTTTGGTTTGTTCGCTGTACTGATTATCGCTTTTTTCCTGGGTAGAAAAGAAAGAATACCTGAGATCAATGACAAGATTTTGGAGCGCTTTTCTGAACCCAATTCAGAGCGGCAAAAACCCCGATTGTTTTGGGTAAATATCCTACTTATCCTTTTAGCCGTCTATACCTTGGTGTCCGGTTTTGCGGCACCTCATATTATTTTTATGCTTGCTTTTGCAGTTGCGATTTCCATCAACTTTCCCAATGTCAAAGAGCAGGCTGAGCGGATCAATGCCCACTCCAAAGCAGTGGTATTGATGGTGGTAATTTTGTTTGCGGCAGGCTGTTTTATTGGTATTATGAAGGGATCGGGTATGATAGAAGCAATGGCTCGGGCTGCAGTAGTGCAAGTTCCGGAATGGATTGGTCATCATTTGCCCTTGTATGTGGGTTTAACTGCTATGCCGGCAAGCCTTTTATTTGATCCTGACTCTTTTTATTTTGGAATTTTACCTGTGCTTTCCAACACCTTTAACCAATTTGGAGGAGAGGCAATCGAAATAGGAAGGGCGGCCATAGTAGGGCAAATGACAACAGGATTTCCGGTCAGTCCCCTCACCGGGGCTACTTTCTTATTGGTCGGACTTACAGGCGTAGATATGGGAAGTCATCAGAGGATGACCATTCCCTATGCGTTTTTAGTCAGTTTAGTTATTCTTTTCTTTTCCTTTGTCGTCGGAGCCATAACCTTATAA
- a CDS encoding transposase — protein MNKQTRRKFSPEFKAKVALEAIKNQFTLAELSKKFDVSPVIISKWKGEFLDNMSAVFEKEHPKKKEEGPALEQLYAQIGELKVENDFLKKSCKKLGI, from the coding sequence ATGAACAAGCAAACAAGACGAAAGTTTTCTCCTGAGTTCAAGGCAAAAGTAGCCCTTGAAGCAATCAAGAATCAGTTTACCTTGGCTGAATTGTCCAAGAAGTTCGATGTCAGCCCTGTGATTATATCCAAGTGGAAGGGTGAGTTTTTGGATAATATGTCAGCTGTATTTGAAAAGGAGCATCCAAAGAAAAAGGAAGAAGGCCCGGCCCTTGAGCAGCTCTATGCCCAGATTGGGGAGCTGAAGGTTGAGAATGACTTTTTAAAAAAAAGCTGCAAGAAACTGGGGATATGA